The following are encoded together in the Brassica napus cultivar Da-Ae chromosome A9, Da-Ae, whole genome shotgun sequence genome:
- the LOC106382442 gene encoding carboxymethylenebutenolidase homolog has translation MAASLVSLSYSIKTGAQPLFNRHGSHRLRPSCLLPLPPSIGKHITSCTRRQRSMKNPSALETSDGAVNVQVDDDEDEEETCELVNRTEVSIDGVEAHLLTAVKNNNGTGLLLLSDVFGFQDSSTSDFAYRVACNGYNVLVPDLFRGDSWSKNQPESEYEEWRRGHDMNRILKDTTTLTEWMVDEFAAAGISKKLGVIGFCFGGGRVVDVLAADKNGYFSTGISFYGTRINSAVAGDVNVPVLFIAGDIDPLCQVKGLKEIVEKIGEESKVLVFEGRSHGFVHRPETPEDDRDAEEAFSVMRNWLHQHLLLGN, from the exons ATGGCTGCGTCCTTGGTATCTCTTTCCTACTCCATTAAAACCGGAGCACAACCACTGTTCAACCGCCACGGCAGCCACCGTCTGCGTCCTTCGTGCCTTTTACCTCTCCCTCCCTCT ATCGGTAAACATATCACGAGCTGCACCCGGAGACAACGGTCTATGAAAAATCCATCTGCGCTCGAAACCTCTGACGGCGCCGTTAACGTACAGGTAGACGAtgacgaagacgaagaagaaactTGTGAGCTGGTTAACAGAACAGAAGTGTCAATTGACGGTGTAGAAGCTCACCTGTTAACGGCGGTAAAGAATAACAACGGAACTGGATTGCTTCTACTCTCTGATGTCTTCGGCTTCCAAGATTCCTCCACCAGCGACTTCGCTTATCGCGTCGCTTGCAATGGCTACAA TGTTCTTGTCCCGGACCTGTTCCGTGGAGATTCATGGTCGAAAAACCAACCAGAGTCTGAATACGAGGAATGGAGAAGAGGACATGACATGAACCGGATCCTAAAAGACACAACGACCTTGACCGAATGGATGGTTGATGAGTTTGCAGCGGCCGGGATATCCAAGAAGCTCGGAGTGATAGGATTCTGTTTTGGAGGTGGACGCGTGGTGGACGTTTTAGCCGCCGACAAGAACGGTTACTTCAGCACCGGAATTTCTTTCTATGGGACGAGAATTAACTCTGCGGTGGCCGGAGACGTGAACGTCCCGGTCTTGTTCATTGCCGGGGACATAGACCCGCTTTGCCAAGTGAAGGGTTTGAAAGAAATTGTGGAGAAGATTGGTGAAGAGTCAAAGGTTCTGGTGTTTGAAGGAAGAAGCCACGGCTTTGTTCACCGGCCGGAGACACCGGAAGATGATAGAGACGCGGAGGAAGCCTTTTCGGTCATGAGGAATTGGTTACATCAACATTTGCTTCTTGGGAACTAA